The Sphingomonas sanxanigenens DSM 19645 = NX02 genome includes a region encoding these proteins:
- a CDS encoding universal stress protein: MKNILLLVHDDEGQEARLQAALDLTRSLDGHLSCIDVTMVPNIAGDYDGTGSAMLLGDERDREAHNKASLQARLASEDVVWSWSDVTGFAAEAVIDAAALADLIILNRKLDQFPYPDFAELASRIVMKARKPVVAVPDDVRGFNLGRALIAWDGQGSAAATMQACVPLLAQAEEVQIFMARDGAEQTEPTEAAQYLSRHNIHASIRIVDDGLTAADQLIADEAANWHADYILMGAYGRGRLMETFGGVTKRMLAHSKLPLILGH; the protein is encoded by the coding sequence ATGAAGAATATCCTTTTGTTGGTGCATGACGACGAGGGTCAGGAGGCCCGGCTGCAGGCGGCGCTTGACCTGACCCGGTCGCTGGATGGCCACCTGTCATGCATCGATGTCACGATGGTGCCCAATATCGCGGGTGACTATGATGGCACCGGCTCGGCGATGTTGCTTGGTGACGAGCGCGACCGCGAAGCCCACAACAAGGCCAGCCTCCAGGCCCGCCTGGCCTCCGAGGATGTCGTGTGGAGCTGGAGCGATGTGACCGGGTTCGCCGCCGAGGCCGTGATCGACGCGGCAGCGCTTGCCGATCTCATCATCCTCAATCGGAAGCTCGATCAGTTTCCGTACCCCGACTTCGCTGAGCTCGCGAGCCGCATCGTCATGAAGGCGCGCAAGCCCGTCGTCGCCGTGCCCGACGATGTCAGGGGCTTCAACCTCGGCCGCGCACTCATCGCCTGGGACGGACAGGGGTCTGCGGCTGCGACAATGCAGGCGTGCGTTCCGCTGCTGGCGCAGGCCGAAGAGGTGCAGATCTTCATGGCCCGCGACGGCGCGGAGCAGACCGAGCCGACCGAAGCCGCGCAATATCTCTCGCGCCACAATATCCATGCCTCGATCCGGATCGTCGACGATGGTTTGACCGCAGCCGACCAGCTGATCGCCGACGAAGCTGCCAACTGGCATGCGGACTATATCCTTATGGGCGCTTATGGACGAGGACGGCTGATGGAGACCTTCGGCGGCGTGACCAAACGCATGCTCGCGCATAGCAAGCTGCCGCTCATTCTCGGCCATTGA
- a CDS encoding universal stress protein, whose amino-acid sequence MTTPARPRKILLATDMSCRCDRALDRAVQLAQEWEAELIAAYVIDPAETRQFRFDRTPASWRRLPSPVDRMKWRLKRDLGTAADTIRILVEEGEPAEVLLSMAAREGCDLIVTGIARDETLGRMFLGNTVNRLVRGSPAPVLVVHDRAVRHYRDIVVGTDFSEASLQALLLTAQFFPAAALTLFHGYDVPFSGYLDEQDFKRDLGAMEKELGTKFLADDRVDSRLRDRTDVVIEHGSPERLLSDYVEDQHVDLTVIGSHGRGALFDALIGSTAKNLIETLEGDLLIVHYNPKE is encoded by the coding sequence ATGACCACGCCAGCCCGTCCGCGAAAAATCCTGCTGGCCACGGATATGAGCTGCCGCTGCGACCGGGCGCTCGACAGGGCCGTGCAACTGGCGCAGGAGTGGGAGGCCGAGCTGATCGCAGCCTATGTCATCGATCCAGCGGAGACCCGTCAGTTCCGGTTCGACCGGACGCCCGCCTCTTGGCGGCGGCTTCCGAGCCCCGTCGACCGGATGAAATGGCGCCTCAAGCGTGATCTGGGCACGGCGGCCGACACCATTCGCATCCTGGTCGAGGAAGGCGAGCCGGCCGAGGTGCTCCTTTCCATGGCGGCGCGCGAGGGCTGCGACCTCATCGTCACCGGCATTGCCCGTGACGAGACGCTGGGCCGCATGTTCCTCGGTAACACCGTCAACCGGCTGGTGCGCGGGTCGCCGGCGCCGGTGCTCGTCGTCCATGATCGCGCTGTCCGGCACTATCGCGACATCGTCGTCGGCACCGACTTCTCCGAGGCATCGCTCCAGGCGCTGTTGCTGACGGCGCAGTTCTTCCCGGCGGCCGCGCTGACCCTGTTCCATGGCTATGACGTCCCCTTCTCGGGCTATCTCGACGAACAGGATTTCAAGCGCGATCTCGGCGCCATGGAGAAAGAACTTGGCACGAAATTCCTGGCCGACGATCGGGTCGACAGTCGCCTTAGGGACAGGACGGATGTCGTCATCGAGCACGGCAGCCCCGAGCGCTTGCTCAGCGACTATGTCGAGGACCAGCATGTCGATCTGACCGTCATTGGAAGCCATGGACGCGGCGCGCTGTTCGACGCTTTGATCGGAAGCACGGCGAAGAATCTCATCGAGACACTCGAAGGCGATCTGCTCATCGTACACTATAACCCCAAAGAATAG